The following are encoded in a window of Amycolatopsis lexingtonensis genomic DNA:
- a CDS encoding GH1 family beta-glucosidase, translating to MTETTAATADQQALIDTLPPDFRWGVATAAYQIEGAVAEDGRTPSIWDTFCQVPWAIDNNDNGDVACDHYHRMPSDIELVQELGADTYRFSVAWPRVQPRGRGGVNEAGIGFYDRLVDETLSRGITPWLTLYHWDLPQELEDAGGWPARDTAYRFADYAMLVFDRLSDRVRHWTTLNEPWCSAMHGYVHGVMAPGRRDYAAGLHAVHHLLLGHGLATQRMREAAPADTQFGITLNMCTADPATDSEEDVRAARQADGLGVRVYLDPLVHGRYPEDVVADLADRGVKLPVQDGDLSIISTPLDFLGVNYYFGQQFSGVDENGSSVDEDGAPASRVVPFGEPTTAMGWEILPGKFTELLTRLGRDYPGLPMYITENGSAFDDDPDSSGFVRDEQRTAYLASHIAAVAAAREAGADVRGYFAWSLLDNFEWAYGYAKRFGLIRVDYETQERAIKQSGYFYRDTVRRVRGS from the coding sequence TTGACCGAGACCACCGCCGCGACCGCCGACCAGCAGGCGCTGATCGACACCCTGCCGCCGGACTTCCGCTGGGGCGTGGCCACCGCCGCGTACCAGATCGAAGGCGCGGTCGCGGAAGACGGACGCACACCGTCCATCTGGGACACCTTCTGCCAGGTCCCGTGGGCGATCGACAACAACGACAACGGTGACGTGGCGTGCGACCACTACCACCGGATGCCGTCGGACATCGAGCTCGTGCAAGAATTGGGCGCGGACACGTACCGCTTTTCCGTGGCGTGGCCCCGGGTCCAGCCGCGCGGCCGCGGCGGCGTCAACGAGGCGGGGATCGGCTTCTACGACCGGCTGGTCGACGAGACGCTGAGCCGCGGGATCACGCCGTGGCTGACGCTGTACCACTGGGACCTGCCGCAGGAGCTGGAGGACGCGGGCGGCTGGCCGGCGCGTGACACGGCGTACCGGTTCGCGGACTACGCGATGCTGGTGTTCGACCGGCTTTCCGACCGCGTCCGGCACTGGACGACACTGAACGAGCCGTGGTGCTCGGCGATGCACGGGTACGTCCACGGCGTGATGGCGCCCGGGCGCCGGGACTACGCGGCCGGCCTGCACGCGGTGCACCACCTGCTGCTCGGCCACGGGCTCGCGACGCAGCGGATGCGCGAGGCCGCCCCGGCGGACACGCAGTTCGGCATCACGCTCAACATGTGCACGGCCGACCCGGCGACCGACTCCGAGGAAGACGTCCGCGCGGCCCGCCAGGCGGACGGCCTCGGCGTCCGCGTCTACCTGGACCCGCTGGTGCACGGGCGGTACCCGGAAGACGTGGTGGCGGACCTGGCCGACCGCGGGGTGAAGCTCCCGGTCCAGGACGGCGACCTGTCGATCATTTCGACGCCGCTGGACTTCCTGGGCGTGAACTACTACTTCGGCCAGCAGTTCTCGGGCGTGGACGAGAACGGCTCTTCCGTAGACGAGGACGGGGCGCCGGCTTCGCGAGTGGTCCCGTTCGGCGAGCCGACGACGGCGATGGGCTGGGAGATCCTGCCGGGCAAGTTCACCGAGCTGCTGACCCGCCTCGGCCGCGACTACCCGGGCCTCCCGATGTACATCACCGAGAACGGCTCGGCGTTCGACGACGACCCGGACTCGTCCGGCTTCGTCCGCGACGAGCAGCGGACGGCTTACCTGGCTTCACACATCGCGGCCGTGGCGGCGGCGCGTGAGGCGGGGGCGGACGTGCGGGGGTACTTCGCCTGGTCCCTTTTGGACAACTTCGAGTGGGCTTACGGGTACGCGAAGCGGTTCGGGCTGATCCGGGTGGACTACGAGACGCAGGAGCGGGCGATCAAGCAGAGCGGCTACTTCTACCGCGACACCGTCCGGCGGGTGCGGGGCAGCTGA
- a CDS encoding DUF2306 domain-containing protein, with protein sequence MAPLALVVAVFLAYSVPPYLTLDPAQSRVPAPAGFAAHYWLLVAHIAFGTIAIVGVILQIWPWLRRTHPVVHRRVGRVYVFAGAIPAAVMAATIGAVSPFGPVVAALDVVAALLWLGFTIAGWRAIRQRRFADHRKWMVRSFAMCMHTLLTRALSPVGFLLVMSRGGDKGTMILNAATVSGVLSVLTLLLLSQWWLDRKPKTPATAR encoded by the coding sequence GTGGCGCCGCTGGCGCTCGTCGTCGCCGTCTTCCTGGCGTATTCCGTGCCGCCTTACCTCACGCTCGATCCCGCGCAGTCGCGCGTGCCCGCGCCGGCCGGGTTCGCCGCGCACTACTGGTTGCTCGTCGCCCACATCGCCTTCGGGACGATCGCGATCGTCGGCGTCATCCTGCAGATCTGGCCGTGGCTGCGGCGGACGCACCCGGTCGTGCATCGCCGCGTCGGGCGGGTCTACGTCTTCGCCGGGGCGATTCCCGCCGCCGTGATGGCGGCGACCATCGGGGCGGTCAGCCCGTTCGGGCCGGTCGTCGCCGCGCTGGACGTCGTGGCCGCCTTGCTGTGGCTCGGGTTCACGATCGCCGGGTGGCGGGCGATCCGGCAACGGCGGTTCGCCGACCATCGCAAGTGGATGGTCCGCAGCTTCGCCATGTGCATGCACACGCTGCTGACCCGCGCGCTGTCGCCGGTCGGATTTCTGCTGGTCATGTCCCGAGGCGGGGACAAAGGCACGATGATCCTCAACGCCGCCACGGTTTCCGGGGTGCTGAGCGTGCTGACGCTGTTGCTGCTCAGCCAGTGGTGGCTCGACCGGAAGCCGAAGACGCCAGCCACCGCGCGATGA
- a CDS encoding acyl-CoA dehydrogenase family protein translates to MTAFALTAEQQAFAAEVRRLAEEQLRPLAESGVEGAVNRPLLKAMGALGLLARLFPGVASGTPSRQAAATDLCILRENLAMVNTEAETALALQGLGTYPVLQSGQDEQVAKWLPAVAAGDAVAAFALTEPDAGSDAAALSLSAEPDGDGWRLTGSKMWISNAPEADFYTVFARTTPDAGSRGVSAFVVPADRPGLGGEHLDLVSPHPIGTVTFDAVEVRREELLGEENRGFAVAMRTLDLFRPSVGAFAVGMAQAALDATVDHTGAREAFGGPLIKQQAVAHALAEMATRTEAARLLVYAAAGAYDAGEQNLGGRAAMAKLFATEAAQFVVDSAVQLHGARALRRGHLLEHLYREVRAPRIYEGASEIQRTIIARWLASSASGRATTG, encoded by the coding sequence ATGACCGCTTTCGCGTTGACCGCAGAGCAGCAGGCTTTCGCCGCGGAAGTCCGGCGGCTGGCCGAGGAGCAGCTGCGCCCGCTCGCCGAGTCCGGTGTGGAGGGTGCGGTCAACCGCCCGCTGCTCAAGGCGATGGGTGCGCTCGGCCTGCTAGCGCGGTTGTTCCCCGGCGTCGCGTCGGGCACGCCGTCGCGGCAGGCGGCCGCGACGGACCTGTGCATCCTGCGCGAGAACCTGGCCATGGTGAACACCGAAGCCGAAACCGCGCTGGCGTTGCAGGGACTGGGAACCTACCCGGTCCTGCAGTCCGGACAGGACGAACAGGTCGCGAAGTGGCTGCCCGCGGTGGCGGCCGGCGACGCGGTGGCGGCGTTCGCGCTGACCGAACCGGACGCCGGTTCGGACGCGGCGGCGCTGTCGCTCTCCGCGGAGCCCGACGGCGACGGCTGGCGGCTCACCGGATCCAAGATGTGGATTTCGAACGCGCCGGAAGCCGACTTCTACACGGTTTTCGCCCGCACCACCCCGGACGCGGGTTCCCGCGGCGTCAGCGCGTTCGTCGTCCCGGCCGACCGCCCGGGCCTCGGCGGCGAGCACCTCGACCTGGTGAGCCCGCACCCGATCGGCACGGTCACGTTCGACGCCGTCGAGGTCCGGCGCGAAGAGCTGCTCGGCGAGGAGAACCGCGGTTTCGCCGTGGCGATGCGGACGCTGGACCTGTTCCGCCCGAGCGTCGGCGCGTTCGCCGTCGGCATGGCGCAGGCGGCGCTCGACGCCACTGTGGACCACACGGGTGCGCGGGAAGCGTTCGGTGGCCCGCTGATCAAGCAGCAGGCGGTGGCGCACGCGCTGGCGGAGATGGCGACCCGCACGGAAGCCGCGCGGCTGCTGGTCTACGCGGCGGCGGGCGCGTACGACGCCGGCGAGCAGAACCTCGGCGGCCGCGCGGCGATGGCGAAGCTGTTCGCGACCGAGGCCGCGCAGTTCGTCGTCGACTCCGCGGTCCAGCTGCACGGTGCCCGCGCCTTGCGCCGCGGGCACCTGCTGGAGCACCTGTACCGCGAGGTCCGCGCGCCGCGCATCTACGAAGGCGCGTCGGAAATCCAGCGGACGATCATCGCGCGGTGGCTGGCGTCTTCGGCTTCCGGTCGAGCCACCACTGGCTGA
- a CDS encoding bifunctional salicylyl-CoA 5-hydroxylase/oxidoreductase: MRIAVIGGGPAGLYFAALAKQLGPGHEITVWERNAPDDTFGFGVVFSDETLGGIEHADPAVHEAMKAEFARWDDIDVHYRGTVTTSGGHGFAAMSRKRLLGILQSRCGELGVGLHFREEAPADLSGYDLVVAADGLNSAIRNRYADTFRPSVETRRCRYIWLGTDLVFDAFKFYVLETPAGIMQIHGYPYGRDGSTFILEVQEDVWQRTFGPVAATSLKPGESDEKSIALIRELCADVLDGHQVMANNSKWVSFATVRCETWVHENVVLLGDAAHTAHFSIGSGTKLAMEDALALAACLHENDGVASALKAYELERRPVVTSTQRAAQASLEWFENIAQYAHQEPPQFAFNILTRSRRVTYENLRLRDPEFATELDHWFARSLGTTSRPPMFQPYKLGSLELPNRIVVSPMDMYSAVDGVPGDFHLVHLGSKALGGAGLVMTEMVCVSPEGRITPGCGGLYTPEQEAAWKRVVDFVHAQSSARIGVQLGHSGRKGSTKLMWDGIDEPLPTGNWEVCGPSALPYSSRNQVPRELSTTELSAIRDQFVACAQPAARAGFDVLELHCAHGYLLSSFLSPLTNRRTDSYGGSLENRLRFPLEVFDAVRAAWPAERPMTVRISATDWCEGGVDADDAVEIARAFASHGAAGIDVSTGQVVSEERPQYGRSYQTPYADRIRNEIGEEYGIAVIAVGAISSYDDVNSLILAGRADLCALGRTHLYDPQWTLHAAAEQDYPLAWPKPFAAGSRKPQTGRSDGPEPRLDLVRSGPTGTAHARWRPGVSR, encoded by the coding sequence GTGCGTATCGCGGTCATCGGCGGCGGCCCGGCGGGCCTGTACTTCGCCGCGCTGGCGAAACAGCTCGGTCCCGGCCACGAAATCACGGTCTGGGAGCGCAACGCCCCGGACGACACCTTCGGCTTCGGCGTCGTGTTCTCCGACGAAACGCTCGGCGGCATCGAGCACGCCGACCCGGCGGTGCACGAGGCCATGAAGGCCGAGTTCGCGCGGTGGGACGACATCGACGTCCACTACCGCGGCACAGTGACCACCTCGGGCGGCCACGGCTTCGCGGCGATGAGCCGCAAGCGCTTGCTCGGCATCCTGCAGAGCCGCTGCGGCGAACTCGGCGTCGGGCTGCACTTCCGCGAGGAGGCGCCGGCGGACCTCTCGGGGTACGACCTCGTCGTCGCCGCCGACGGCCTGAACTCCGCGATCCGGAACCGGTACGCCGACACGTTCCGGCCGAGCGTCGAGACCCGCCGGTGCCGTTACATCTGGCTCGGCACGGACCTGGTGTTCGACGCCTTCAAGTTCTACGTCCTGGAGACGCCGGCCGGGATCATGCAGATCCACGGCTACCCGTACGGCCGCGACGGCAGCACGTTCATCCTCGAGGTCCAGGAGGACGTCTGGCAGCGGACGTTCGGCCCCGTCGCGGCGACCTCGCTCAAGCCGGGCGAGAGCGACGAGAAGTCGATCGCGCTGATCCGCGAGCTGTGCGCCGACGTCCTGGACGGCCACCAGGTCATGGCGAACAACTCGAAGTGGGTTTCGTTCGCCACGGTCCGCTGCGAGACGTGGGTGCACGAGAACGTCGTCCTCCTCGGCGACGCGGCGCACACCGCGCACTTCTCGATCGGCTCCGGCACCAAGCTGGCGATGGAGGACGCGCTCGCGCTCGCCGCCTGCCTGCACGAAAACGATGGCGTCGCATCCGCGCTCAAGGCGTACGAGCTGGAACGGCGGCCGGTCGTCACGTCGACGCAGCGCGCCGCGCAGGCCAGCTTGGAGTGGTTCGAGAACATCGCGCAGTACGCGCACCAGGAACCGCCGCAGTTCGCGTTCAACATCCTCACGCGCAGCCGCCGCGTCACCTACGAGAACCTCCGCCTGCGCGATCCGGAGTTCGCCACCGAGCTGGACCACTGGTTCGCACGGTCGCTCGGGACGACGTCGCGGCCGCCGATGTTCCAGCCGTACAAGCTCGGTTCGCTGGAACTGCCCAACCGGATCGTCGTGTCCCCGATGGACATGTACTCGGCGGTCGACGGCGTGCCGGGCGACTTCCACCTGGTGCACCTGGGCAGCAAGGCGCTGGGCGGCGCCGGGCTGGTGATGACCGAGATGGTCTGCGTCTCCCCCGAAGGCCGGATCACCCCCGGCTGCGGCGGGCTGTACACGCCGGAACAGGAAGCCGCCTGGAAGCGGGTGGTGGACTTCGTGCACGCGCAGTCGTCCGCGCGCATCGGTGTCCAATTGGGACACTCCGGCCGCAAGGGTTCGACGAAACTCATGTGGGACGGCATCGACGAGCCGCTTCCCACGGGCAACTGGGAAGTCTGCGGTCCCTCGGCCTTGCCGTACTCGTCGCGGAACCAGGTCCCGCGCGAACTGTCCACAACAGAGCTTTCGGCGATCCGGGACCAGTTCGTCGCGTGCGCCCAGCCCGCCGCCCGCGCCGGGTTCGACGTCCTCGAACTGCACTGCGCGCACGGCTACCTGCTGTCGTCGTTCCTCTCCCCGCTGACCAACCGGCGGACCGATTCCTACGGCGGCTCGCTGGAGAACCGGCTGCGCTTCCCGCTCGAAGTCTTCGACGCGGTCCGCGCCGCGTGGCCCGCCGAGCGGCCGATGACCGTCCGGATCTCGGCGACCGACTGGTGCGAGGGCGGCGTCGACGCCGACGACGCGGTCGAGATCGCGCGCGCGTTCGCTTCCCACGGCGCCGCGGGCATCGACGTCTCGACCGGCCAGGTCGTCAGTGAGGAACGCCCGCAGTACGGGCGCAGCTACCAGACGCCGTACGCGGACCGGATCCGCAACGAGATCGGCGAGGAGTACGGGATCGCGGTGATCGCGGTCGGCGCGATCTCGTCGTACGACGACGTGAACTCGCTGATCCTGGCCGGGCGCGCAGACCTCTGCGCATTGGGCCGCACGCACCTCTACGATCCACAGTGGACGTTGCACGCGGCGGCCGAGCAGGACTACCCGCTGGCGTGGCCGAAGCCGTTCGCCGCGGGCAGCCGCAAACCCCAGACCGGCCGCAGCGACGGGCCGGAGCCGCGCCTCGACCTCGTCCGCTCGGGGCCGACGGGGACCGCCCATGCCCGCTGGCGACCGGGAGTTTCGCGATGA
- a CDS encoding RidA family protein, with the protein MERINPPELGKPSGFSHAVVAEGRVVFLAGQTALDSSNKIVGDGVVEQFERALGNLLASLRAAGGSPEDLCSVTIYIVDMPDYRAHAREIGRVWKRLAGTEYPAMAGIGVARLWDEEALVEVQGFAVLSRG; encoded by the coding sequence ATGGAACGCATCAACCCGCCGGAGCTGGGCAAGCCGTCCGGGTTCTCGCACGCGGTGGTGGCCGAGGGCCGGGTCGTCTTCCTGGCCGGCCAGACGGCGCTGGACTCGTCGAACAAGATCGTCGGCGACGGCGTGGTCGAGCAGTTCGAGCGCGCGCTGGGCAACCTGCTGGCGTCGCTGCGCGCGGCCGGCGGTTCCCCGGAAGACCTGTGCAGCGTCACGATCTACATCGTCGACATGCCGGATTATCGCGCCCACGCGCGCGAGATCGGCCGGGTCTGGAAGCGGCTCGCGGGCACGGAGTATCCGGCGATGGCGGGCATCGGCGTCGCCCGGCTCTGGGACGAGGAGGCGCTCGTCGAGGTCCAGGGCTTCGCGGTGCTCAGCCGAGGTTGA
- a CDS encoding PaaX family transcriptional regulator C-terminal domain-containing protein has protein sequence MTAVPDATELDGSGRAAQPRQLIVTVYGLYSRTEGGWLSVASLIELLAAVGVDEPAVRSSISRLKRRGILEAVRRDATAGYELSAEAREILREGDERIFRRDRATPADGWLLAVFSVPETERHKRHLLRTQLARMGFGTAASGVWIAPAHLHGVAAEALTRLGLAGYADLFRADHLAFGDVAAKVRDWWDLDRLDELYTTFLDEHGPALRRWQRREPAAGEEAFADYVRVLTGWRRMPYLDPGLPAEFLPAGWSGIRAAELFFELHARLETPARAYVAKSINLG, from the coding sequence ATGACGGCCGTACCCGACGCAACCGAACTGGACGGCTCCGGCCGGGCGGCCCAGCCGCGTCAGCTCATCGTGACGGTGTACGGCTTGTACTCGCGCACCGAAGGCGGCTGGCTGTCGGTCGCCTCCCTGATCGAGCTGCTCGCGGCCGTCGGCGTCGACGAACCGGCCGTGCGCTCGTCGATCTCCCGGCTGAAGCGGCGCGGCATCCTCGAAGCGGTCCGCCGGGACGCGACAGCGGGCTACGAGCTGTCCGCCGAAGCCCGCGAGATCCTGCGCGAGGGCGACGAGCGGATCTTCCGCCGCGACCGCGCGACCCCGGCCGACGGCTGGCTGCTCGCGGTGTTCTCGGTGCCGGAGACCGAGCGCCACAAGCGCCACCTCCTGCGCACCCAGCTCGCCCGGATGGGCTTCGGGACGGCGGCGTCGGGCGTCTGGATCGCGCCGGCCCACCTGCACGGGGTGGCCGCCGAGGCGCTGACCCGGCTCGGCCTGGCCGGGTACGCCGACCTGTTCCGCGCCGACCACCTGGCGTTCGGCGACGTCGCCGCGAAGGTCCGCGACTGGTGGGACCTCGACCGGCTGGACGAGCTGTACACGACGTTCCTCGACGAGCACGGCCCGGCGCTGCGCCGCTGGCAGCGCCGCGAGCCGGCCGCCGGCGAGGAGGCGTTCGCCGACTACGTCCGCGTGCTGACCGGCTGGCGGCGGATGCCCTACCTCGACCCGGGCCTGCCCGCGGAGTTCCTGCCCGCCGGCTGGTCGGGGATCCGCGCGGCCGAGCTGTTCTTCGAGCTGCACGCGCGCCTGGAAACCCCCGCACGTGCCTACGTCGCCAAGTCGATCAACCTCGGCTGA
- a CDS encoding GNAT family N-acetyltransferase, which yields MLPATKGIFDRLTRRGRLMTKRTCDRQGHVVRDGRFLFRTPTAWEYAAAVACGSDPAAQRWLGWQAASIVAEPARADALRVVPGTGPDWAAPDPQSVDLVMIDVEANRCVGLVSVHTGEDGGPETGGYLAPDYRGRGYGRVLFAAGLVLAHDHLGLPRVRAGAEVGNVASARSLQAAGLARVAGPPTYRLPDGRVTEAWWFQHAVPRPVRCGGPQATWFPVSLL from the coding sequence ATGCTGCCAGCCACCAAGGGGATCTTCGACCGGCTCACCCGCCGCGGCCGCCTGATGACCAAGCGGACCTGCGACCGGCAGGGCCACGTCGTGCGCGACGGGCGCTTCCTCTTCCGCACCCCGACCGCGTGGGAGTACGCCGCTGCGGTCGCGTGCGGCAGCGATCCGGCCGCCCAGCGGTGGCTGGGCTGGCAGGCCGCCTCGATCGTCGCCGAGCCGGCGCGGGCCGACGCGCTGCGCGTGGTGCCCGGCACCGGCCCGGACTGGGCGGCGCCCGATCCGCAGTCCGTCGACCTGGTGATGATCGACGTCGAGGCCAACCGCTGCGTCGGGCTGGTGAGCGTGCACACCGGTGAGGACGGCGGCCCGGAGACCGGCGGCTACCTCGCGCCGGACTACCGGGGCCGCGGCTACGGCCGGGTGCTCTTCGCGGCCGGGCTCGTGCTGGCGCACGACCACCTCGGCCTGCCGCGGGTGCGGGCCGGCGCCGAGGTCGGCAACGTCGCGAGCGCGCGTTCGCTGCAGGCCGCCGGGCTCGCCCGCGTGGCGGGGCCGCCGACGTACCGGCTCCCGGACGGCCGCGTCACCGAGGCGTGGTGGTTCCAGCACGCCGTCCCGCGGCCCGTGCGGTGCGGTGGTCCGCAAGCCACCTGGTTCCCGGTTTCGCTGCTCTGA
- a CDS encoding cytochrome P450, which yields MTSLSAPVPPVPVDVPPGSVAWLRATVARFSNGPDHVRRRALAVALLEPIGDLREKAFSRTERIVAPLDDFDVMALIARPVPVGVLASALGLPDVSADVALVAAAYHPHVTPDAAAEAALGRLIAACGGADEGVAARIGLLVQACDATAGLIGNELSARLSGKPAGQPVLSTRRRIDGADVAVSLAGTPFGAGPRACPGSRHATALATGVLQALQGFCLTETKTTWVSSPNLRMPAELWVTRGRPGTGLC from the coding sequence ATGACTTCGCTTTCCGCTCCGGTGCCGCCCGTTCCCGTCGACGTTCCGCCGGGGAGCGTCGCCTGGCTGCGCGCCACCGTGGCCCGGTTCAGCAATGGTCCCGACCACGTCCGGCGGCGCGCGCTCGCGGTGGCGCTCCTCGAGCCGATCGGCGACTTGCGCGAAAAGGCTTTCTCGCGGACCGAGCGGATCGTGGCTCCGCTCGACGATTTCGACGTGATGGCGCTGATCGCGCGGCCGGTGCCGGTCGGCGTGCTCGCTTCGGCGCTCGGCCTGCCCGACGTCTCGGCGGACGTGGCACTGGTCGCGGCGGCGTACCACCCCCACGTGACGCCGGACGCCGCCGCCGAAGCCGCGCTGGGCCGGCTGATCGCCGCGTGCGGCGGGGCGGACGAGGGGGTGGCCGCCCGGATCGGCCTGCTCGTCCAGGCGTGCGACGCCACCGCAGGGCTCATCGGCAACGAGCTTTCCGCGCGGCTGTCCGGAAAACCCGCCGGGCAGCCGGTGCTGTCCACCCGCCGCCGGATCGACGGCGCCGACGTCGCGGTCTCGCTGGCGGGGACGCCGTTCGGCGCCGGACCGCGCGCCTGCCCGGGATCGCGGCACGCGACCGCCCTCGCGACCGGCGTTCTCCAGGCGCTGCAAGGGTTTTGCCTGACAGAAACGAAGACGACGTGGGTGTCGTCGCCGAATCTCCGGATGCCCGCCGAGCTGTGGGTGACCCGCGGCCGGCCCGGAACCGGGCTCTGCTAA
- a CDS encoding PLDc N-terminal domain-containing protein, translated as MLYLDGLLGIVTLGLWIFCLVDVITTDESSCRNLPKGLWLLLVLVVPLVGSIVWLVAGRPQQVTRVRGPYERHAPAYPEYDRPGRFAATSPDDDEEFLRKCRERAEAQRKLAREKRAED; from the coding sequence TTGCTGTACCTGGACGGACTGCTCGGCATCGTCACGCTCGGGCTGTGGATCTTCTGCCTGGTCGACGTGATCACGACGGACGAGTCGTCCTGCCGCAACCTGCCGAAGGGCCTGTGGCTGCTGCTCGTGCTGGTGGTGCCGCTGGTCGGGTCGATCGTCTGGCTGGTCGCGGGCCGGCCGCAGCAGGTGACGCGGGTGCGCGGGCCGTACGAGCGCCACGCGCCGGCGTACCCGGAGTACGACCGCCCCGGGCGGTTCGCGGCGACGAGCCCGGACGACGACGAGGAGTTCCTGCGCAAGTGCCGGGAACGCGCGGAGGCACAGCGGAAGCTGGCCCGCGAGAAGCGCGCCGAGGACTGA
- a CDS encoding MarR family winged helix-turn-helix transcriptional regulator, whose product MSTQPGPSVEDGVRQLLLLMPRLVGRAKRTPVPAELDGCSLAPRHLSLLSYLLFDGPMTVTELATRLQVAPTTASLMVGDLSRQGVLNRDEDPADRRRTIVSITPDKRPAVDAWLARGAKAWTDALTPLSPAERQLVIATLEAYERATCEGPGC is encoded by the coding sequence GTGTCAACGCAGCCCGGCCCGAGTGTCGAGGACGGCGTGCGGCAGCTCCTGCTGCTCATGCCGCGCCTGGTCGGCCGCGCGAAGCGGACGCCGGTGCCCGCGGAGCTCGACGGCTGCTCGCTCGCGCCGCGGCACCTGTCGCTGCTGTCCTACCTGCTCTTCGACGGCCCGATGACGGTCACCGAACTGGCCACCCGCCTCCAGGTCGCCCCGACGACGGCGAGCCTGATGGTCGGCGACCTCAGCCGCCAGGGCGTGCTGAACCGCGACGAGGACCCGGCCGACCGCCGCCGCACGATCGTCAGCATCACCCCGGACAAGCGCCCCGCCGTCGACGCCTGGCTGGCGCGCGGCGCGAAGGCGTGGACCGACGCGCTGACGCCGCTGAGCCCGGCCGAGCGTCAGCTGGTGATCGCGACGCTGGAGGCCTACGAACGCGCCACGTGCGAAGGCCCCGGCTGCTGA
- a CDS encoding nitroreductase family deazaflavin-dependent oxidoreductase: MTAPADMNDFNKQVVDEFRANNGVVGGYFEGKNVLLLTTIGAKSGEARLSPLVYTTDGDRYVVAASMGGAPKNPAWYHNLVANPKVTLEVGTEKFEATATVIADRAERDRLYAGMVAHAEGFAEYETKTDRVIPIVVFER; encoded by the coding sequence ATGACCGCACCAGCCGACATGAACGACTTCAACAAGCAGGTCGTGGACGAGTTCCGCGCCAACAACGGCGTGGTCGGCGGCTACTTCGAGGGCAAGAACGTGCTGCTCCTCACGACGATCGGCGCGAAGAGCGGCGAAGCCCGCCTGTCCCCGCTGGTGTACACCACCGACGGCGACCGCTACGTCGTCGCCGCGTCCATGGGCGGCGCCCCGAAGAACCCGGCCTGGTACCACAACCTGGTCGCCAACCCGAAGGTCACGCTCGAGGTCGGCACGGAGAAGTTCGAGGCCACGGCGACGGTGATCGCCGACCGCGCCGAGCGTGACCGCCTGTACGCGGGGATGGTCGCGCACGCCGAGGGCTTCGCGGAGTACGAGACGAAGACCGACCGGGTGATCCCGATCGTGGTCTTCGAGCGCTAA